The DNA window AGTATTCATATCTAACGATTACCCAACCTCGTGTTGGATTCCCTGAAAAGGGTTCAAAACTCGAATAGTTGTGAGCTGGTGCAATGCAAAGAGAATCGATGCCTTCTATCTTAGAGTAAGCGAAGTAGAGCACCGCTACAGCGATCCATCTGTTTTCTATTTCGATCCATTTGCAACTGAACTTAGGTTAATCTGATAGGTGCCAAACCCTTTCCGAATCATCGCTCCTCATCCTCATCCACGGCTCCACGCCATGTATTACTCTGCATCCAGCAAAGCCAATGCTTTACTTACCATTTTATGTTGCTTCATTGATGAACCTGAGAATGAAGCATACTTATAAGTATTGCTGTACTTATGGCGATTACTAAAGGATATATTCTATTCTTTCTTATCTCTTCTAGACTATTATTCGTTACTAATTCCTGTTTTTGCTGAAACTCCTCTGCTAGTGGTCTATGAATAGGATTCTCTCCACATGTACATTGTGTCATATCAGTGACAACTAGATCACTTATTTCTTTATAAGGACATCCTTCATGGAGTATAGCCTTGCGTAGTATTCCTATCATGTCAGGGTTTAAAACGAGACTAGGATCTACTTCTAGTAGTTGCTGTGGTGCCATAGCCCATAAAGCTAGTAAAGGAATTAGAAAGAATAAGTATGTCTTCA is part of the Salvia miltiorrhiza mitochondrion, complete genome genome and encodes:
- the orf154b gene encoding hypothetical protein; the protein is MGLMVVRGERGDIIEFIDLSARTKRLRMLSSLRMKTYLFFLIPLLALWAMAPQQLLEVDPSLVLNPDMIGILRKAILHEGCPYKEISDLVVTDMTQCTCGENPIHRPLAEEFQQKQELVTNNSLEEIRKNRIYPLVIAISTAILISMLHSQVHQ